Proteins encoded together in one Miscanthus floridulus cultivar M001 chromosome 16, ASM1932011v1, whole genome shotgun sequence window:
- the LOC136510545 gene encoding uncharacterized protein produces the protein MPREEGGGRHRREREGEGAATLGEGEGRAPPRRERRVARQIRPPALGSDPTSPCATVTGSVRAGAGSGGGGGGGREVRYRTGRGRGSAAMTREEGGGRAASVREEGRAGRAGTGEGGGEGGAAPAPRGTRAPLLD, from the coding sequence ATGCCGAGAGAGGAAGGGGGAGGGCGCCACCGCCgggaaagggagggggagggtGCCGCCACgctaggagagggagagggcagggCGCCCCCGCGCCGGGAGAGGAGGGTTGCGCGCCAGATCCGTCCGCCCGCGCTGGGGTCGGATCCGACCTCCCCGTGCGCCACCGTCACCGGATCCGTCCGCGCTGGggccggatctggtggaggcggtggaggagggagggaggtgcgcTACCGCACAGGGAGAGGCAGGGGGAGCGCTGCCATGACGAGAGAGGAAGGGGGAGGGCGGGCCGCGTCggtgagggaggaggggagggcgggccgCGCCGGcaccggagagggaggaggggagggcggggccgCACCGGCGCCGAGAGGGACGAGGGCGCCACTACTGGAttaa